Proteins from a single region of Haloplanus sp. GDY1:
- a CDS encoding isocitrate/isopropylmalate dehydrogenase family protein, which produces MTYDIALVPGDGIGPAVVDAALPVLSAAADAHGFDVETTRHDWGTERYLSAGAMMPDDGLDRLADSDAILLGSVGHPEVPDHVTLNGLLLPIRKGFDQTICKRPAVLFDGVRSPLRGYEGGDIDILVFRENTEGEYADVGGREHLGFENEVAVQSAVYTRRSTERIVRAAFEAASERAGHLTNVTKSNAQAHGMVFWDDVVAEVSEEYPDVTVERLLVDAASMDLIRRPDEFDVIVCSNLFGDILTDVGAIVTGSMGLAPSANVDPGRDHPSMFEPVHGSAFDIVGEGVANPLATVLSGSLMFEHLGEEAAASALWDAVAAQLADEGAPRTPDLGGESTTEAVAADLRERL; this is translated from the coding sequence ATGACGTACGACATCGCGCTCGTCCCCGGCGACGGCATCGGCCCGGCGGTCGTCGACGCGGCCCTGCCGGTCCTCTCCGCCGCTGCCGACGCTCACGGCTTCGACGTCGAAACCACGCGCCACGACTGGGGCACCGAACGCTACCTGTCGGCGGGCGCGATGATGCCCGATGACGGCCTGGACCGGTTGGCCGACTCGGACGCCATCCTCCTCGGCTCGGTCGGTCACCCCGAGGTCCCCGACCACGTCACGCTGAACGGGCTCCTCCTCCCGATCCGCAAAGGGTTCGATCAGACGATCTGTAAGCGCCCGGCGGTGCTGTTCGACGGCGTGCGGAGTCCGCTCCGGGGCTACGAGGGCGGCGACATCGACATCCTCGTCTTCCGCGAGAACACCGAGGGGGAGTACGCGGACGTGGGCGGGCGCGAACATCTCGGCTTCGAGAACGAGGTGGCGGTTCAGAGCGCCGTCTACACCCGTCGCAGCACCGAGCGCATCGTCCGGGCGGCCTTCGAGGCGGCCAGCGAGCGCGCGGGCCACCTGACGAACGTCACCAAGTCGAACGCGCAGGCCCACGGGATGGTGTTCTGGGACGACGTCGTCGCGGAGGTGAGCGAGGAGTACCCCGACGTGACGGTCGAACGGTTGCTGGTCGACGCCGCGAGCATGGACCTGATCCGCCGCCCCGACGAGTTCGACGTGATCGTCTGTTCGAACCTCTTCGGCGACATCCTCACCGACGTCGGGGCCATCGTCACCGGAAGCATGGGCCTGGCGCCCTCCGCGAACGTCGACCCCGGCCGCGACCACCCGTCGATGTTCGAACCCGTCCACGGCAGCGCCTTCGACATCGTGGGCGAGGGGGTCGCCAACCCGCTGGCGACGGTGCTCTCGGGGTCGCTCATGTTCGAGCACCTCGGCGAGGAGGCGGCCGCGTCGGCGCTGTGGGACGCCGTCGCCGCGCAGTTGGCGGACGAGGGGGCACCCCGGACGCCGGACCTCGGCGGCGAGTCGACCACCGAAGCGGTCGCCGCAGACCTGCGCGAGCGACTGTGA
- a CDS encoding DICT sensory domain-containing protein — protein sequence MGLFELIAAVEAEEKTLTVFNPEAGVATALREHFADRNLTIDRAESNAGPRNYAVLSRDEEFLAAIDVSDVLGPTTGVAPDFTRETYETVLDELDETLFTSYDTERMVAASKEIEDRAWRGAAGELHAGFQTCARFASQADVYEHLADRGSLDVHVYATPDGHDELDDLGQVELHLSTETEISDSWFVAYDGGGVDAMKCALLAEERLPGSFYGFWTYDSETVDEVIGYLRTTYAPPEADGTAADGGPGGT from the coding sequence ATGGGGCTGTTCGAACTCATCGCCGCGGTCGAGGCGGAGGAGAAGACGCTGACCGTGTTCAACCCGGAGGCCGGCGTGGCGACGGCGCTCCGCGAACACTTCGCCGACCGCAACCTCACCATCGACCGGGCCGAGAGCAACGCCGGCCCCCGCAACTACGCGGTGTTGAGCCGCGACGAGGAGTTTCTCGCCGCCATCGACGTGAGCGACGTCCTCGGGCCGACGACGGGCGTCGCGCCGGACTTCACCCGCGAGACGTACGAGACGGTACTCGACGAACTCGACGAGACGCTCTTTACCTCCTACGACACCGAGCGGATGGTGGCCGCCTCGAAGGAGATCGAGGACCGGGCCTGGCGGGGCGCGGCCGGCGAACTCCACGCCGGATTCCAGACATGCGCCCGCTTCGCCTCCCAGGCCGACGTGTACGAACATCTCGCCGACCGCGGCAGCCTCGACGTCCACGTCTACGCGACCCCCGACGGCCACGACGAACTCGACGACCTCGGACAGGTGGAACTGCACCTCTCGACGGAGACGGAGATCAGCGACTCGTGGTTCGTCGCCTACGACGGCGGCGGCGTCGACGCGATGAAGTGTGCGCTGCTGGCCGAAGAGCGACTTCCGGGGTCGTTCTACGGGTTCTGGACCTACGATTCCGAAACCGTCGACGAGGTGATCGGCTACCTCCGGACCACCTACGCCCCGCCCGAGGCAGACGGCACCGCCGCAGACGGCGGCCCCGGCGGCACCTGA
- the nucS gene encoding endonuclease NucS, which translates to MTVTTLHRPAHRDALTHLEDAFRRGDLITVFGRCTVEYDGRASSSLGPGERLLLLKPDGSALVHTDEQRTPVNWQPPGCDHFASVRDGRLRVRSVRRSPEELLDVRFDWVHHLAAYDVTDPDDLDLQGSEADLKEYVVANPERIDPGFEPLATERETDAGPMDVFGEDEAGRPVAVELKRRRVGPDAVGQLRRYVDALERELGDGTAIRGILVAPSVTDRAATLLERDGLEFVALDPATGRPPDDADA; encoded by the coding sequence ATGACGGTCACCACCCTCCACCGCCCGGCCCACCGGGATGCGCTCACCCACCTCGAAGACGCGTTCCGGCGCGGCGACCTGATCACCGTCTTCGGGCGGTGTACCGTCGAGTACGACGGCCGGGCGTCGAGCAGTCTCGGCCCGGGTGAGCGCCTCCTCCTGCTCAAACCCGACGGCTCGGCGCTCGTCCACACCGACGAGCAGCGCACGCCGGTGAACTGGCAACCCCCGGGCTGCGATCACTTCGCGAGCGTCCGCGACGGCCGCCTGCGGGTGCGGAGCGTCCGCCGGTCGCCCGAGGAACTCCTCGACGTCCGCTTCGACTGGGTCCACCACCTCGCCGCCTACGACGTGACCGATCCCGACGACCTCGACCTGCAGGGCAGCGAGGCCGACCTCAAGGAGTACGTCGTGGCCAACCCCGAGCGGATCGATCCCGGGTTCGAGCCCCTGGCGACCGAGCGGGAAACCGACGCCGGCCCGATGGACGTCTTCGGCGAGGACGAGGCGGGACGGCCCGTCGCCGTCGAGTTGAAGCGGCGGCGGGTGGGGCCGGACGCCGTCGGCCAACTCCGCCGCTACGTCGACGCCCTCGAACGCGAACTCGGCGACGGCACGGCGATCCGTGGCATCCTCGTCGCGCCCTCGGTCACCGACCGCGCGGCGACGCTGCTGGAGCGCGACGGCCTGGAGTTCGTCGCCCTCGATCCGGCGACCGGGCGGCCGCCGGACGACGCCGACGCGTGA
- the ppc gene encoding phosphoenolpyruvate carboxylase — MDLHHRTVRQDVRELGELLGDVLEAQSSTQAFEAVEDLRTAAIDYRDGSLPSREPLRTTLGSLDSELEGAAARAFTAYFELINLAEERERVRAIRRSSQSGGLSDSPQATVASLVEDDVDAETVQRVLDDVLIQPTFTAHPTEAHRKTIKAKLRTITTLLEGLDERRLTDAERRSSWDQLEAEVTSLWQTPQVRDRAPEPEDEARNVQWYLENTLFDVVGDVYAELEEVLADSYPEVDVPKLFEFRSWAGSDRDGNPSVTVDVTSETLERQRSVVVSKYRDELKRLSGILSQDAAWITPGERFEESLVADRGRFPDVASEAQERYPHELYRQKLKLMRERLERIGDVRPGGYAEAAELIDDLEAIDESLRLNDAASIADAYVEPLIRKVDTFGFALASLDLRDHQQNHTETVGELLEGQGVEYRGRDEEGRIEALTEAIMQDADVVDLSNPGDVSDTAERVCERFEALRRWQREYGADAIDTYCISMTEEPSHVLEVLFLADQAGVVDLPGYSGLDVVPLLETESALDGARRIMGTLFENEAYAAALDCRDDTQEIMLGYSDSNKENGFLAANWDLYRNQRRLARITDEFGVTMRLFHGRGGSISRGGGPMHEAMLALPVETVTGEIKFTEQGEAIAEKYGNPRIAERNLERMLDAQMRARRQSLDGPVKPTPDAWTEAMETMATAAREAYQDLLETDGFIPYFETATPITVIEDLNLGSRPASRSGERTVEDLRAIPWVFSWTQSRCIIPGWYGLATGIEAYLDDGGSVETLRKMYERWPFFKTTLDNAAQSMARTDMEIAEVYAGLAPAELRERFFPRIRGEYERATELALEISGRDDLVRRDWLRDSLDRRNPYVDPLNLLQTRLLARDDRTPSEERTLRLTVKGIAAGMKSTG; from the coding sequence ATGGATCTCCACCACCGAACCGTCCGACAGGACGTCCGGGAACTGGGCGAACTCCTCGGCGACGTACTGGAGGCGCAGTCCTCCACGCAGGCGTTCGAGGCGGTCGAAGACCTCCGCACTGCGGCCATCGACTACCGCGACGGCAGCCTCCCGTCGCGCGAACCGCTGCGAACGACGCTCGGCTCGCTCGACTCCGAACTGGAGGGGGCGGCCGCGCGGGCCTTCACGGCCTACTTCGAACTCATCAACCTCGCCGAGGAGCGCGAGCGGGTGCGTGCCATCCGCCGGAGTTCCCAGTCGGGTGGCCTGTCGGACAGCCCGCAGGCGACGGTCGCCTCGCTCGTCGAGGACGACGTCGACGCCGAGACGGTCCAGCGGGTCCTCGACGACGTGCTCATCCAGCCCACCTTCACCGCGCACCCGACCGAGGCACACCGGAAGACGATCAAGGCGAAGCTCCGGACGATCACGACCCTCCTCGAGGGGCTGGACGAGCGGCGGCTGACCGACGCCGAGCGCCGGAGCTCCTGGGACCAGCTCGAGGCCGAGGTGACGAGCCTGTGGCAGACCCCGCAGGTCCGCGACCGGGCTCCGGAGCCCGAAGACGAGGCGCGCAACGTGCAGTGGTATCTGGAGAACACGCTCTTCGACGTCGTTGGCGACGTGTACGCCGAACTGGAGGAGGTGCTCGCCGACTCGTATCCGGAGGTTGACGTGCCCAAACTCTTCGAGTTCCGGTCGTGGGCGGGGAGCGACCGCGACGGCAACCCCTCCGTGACCGTCGACGTGACAAGCGAGACCCTGGAGCGCCAGCGCTCGGTCGTCGTCTCGAAGTACCGCGACGAGCTGAAGCGGCTCTCGGGCATCCTCAGCCAGGACGCCGCCTGGATCACGCCCGGCGAGCGCTTCGAGGAGTCGCTGGTCGCCGACCGCGGGCGCTTCCCCGACGTGGCGAGCGAGGCCCAGGAGCGCTATCCCCACGAACTCTACCGGCAGAAGCTGAAGCTGATGCGCGAGCGGCTGGAGCGGATCGGCGACGTGCGCCCCGGCGGCTACGCCGAGGCCGCGGAACTGATCGACGACCTGGAGGCCATCGACGAGAGTCTGCGGCTGAACGACGCCGCCTCCATCGCCGACGCCTACGTCGAACCCCTGATCCGGAAGGTGGACACGTTCGGCTTCGCGCTCGCGAGCCTCGACCTGCGCGACCACCAGCAGAACCACACCGAGACGGTCGGCGAGTTGCTGGAAGGGCAGGGCGTGGAGTACCGCGGCCGCGACGAGGAGGGGCGGATCGAGGCCCTCACCGAGGCGATCATGCAGGACGCCGACGTGGTCGACCTCTCGAACCCGGGCGACGTGAGCGACACGGCCGAGCGCGTCTGCGAGCGGTTCGAGGCGCTCCGGCGCTGGCAACGGGAGTACGGCGCCGACGCCATCGACACCTACTGCATCAGCATGACCGAGGAGCCGAGCCACGTCCTCGAGGTCCTCTTTCTCGCCGATCAGGCGGGCGTGGTCGACCTGCCGGGATACAGCGGCCTCGACGTGGTGCCCCTGCTGGAGACCGAGAGCGCCCTCGACGGCGCCCGGCGCATCATGGGGACGCTGTTCGAGAACGAGGCGTACGCCGCCGCGCTCGACTGTCGGGACGACACCCAGGAGATCATGCTGGGCTACTCCGACTCGAACAAGGAGAACGGCTTCCTGGCGGCCAACTGGGACCTCTACCGGAACCAGCGACGCCTCGCGCGCATCACCGACGAGTTCGGCGTCACGATGCGCCTGTTCCACGGGCGGGGCGGCTCCATCTCCCGGGGCGGCGGCCCGATGCACGAGGCGATGTTGGCGCTGCCCGTCGAGACGGTCACCGGCGAGATCAAGTTCACCGAGCAGGGCGAGGCCATCGCGGAGAAGTACGGCAACCCGCGGATCGCCGAGCGCAACCTCGAACGGATGCTGGACGCACAGATGCGCGCGCGCCGGCAGTCGCTCGACGGTCCGGTCAAGCCGACGCCCGACGCTTGGACCGAGGCGATGGAGACGATGGCGACGGCCGCGAGGGAGGCGTATCAGGACCTCCTCGAAACCGACGGGTTCATCCCCTACTTCGAGACCGCGACGCCGATCACGGTCATCGAGGACCTCAACCTCGGGTCGCGACCGGCGTCCCGGTCCGGCGAGCGTACCGTCGAGGACCTTCGGGCCATCCCGTGGGTGTTCTCGTGGACGCAGTCGCGGTGTATCATCCCGGGGTGGTACGGGCTGGCGACGGGCATCGAGGCCTACCTCGACGACGGCGGGTCGGTGGAGACCCTCCGGAAGATGTACGAGCGCTGGCCCTTCTTCAAGACCACCCTCGACAACGCCGCGCAGTCGATGGCGCGGACGGACATGGAGATCGCGGAGGTGTACGCGGGGCTGGCGCCCGCGGAGTTGCGCGAGCGCTTCTTCCCGCGGATCCGCGGGGAGTACGAACGGGCCACCGAACTCGCCTTGGAGATCTCCGGCCGCGACGACCTGGTGCGGCGGGACTGGCTCCGAGACAGCCTCGACCGCCGCAACCCCTACGTCGACCCGCTGAACCTGCTGCAGACGCGACTGCTGGCCCGCGACGACCGGACGCCCTCGGAGGAGCGGACCCTCCGGCTGACGGTCAAGGGCATCGCGGCGGGGATGAAGAGTACGGGATAG
- a CDS encoding 50S ribosomal protein L16 — protein MSDKPASMYREISKPPYTRREYITGIPGSKIAQHNMGNLQTGPDDYPVHISLEVEEECQIRHGALEASRLSANRRLLKEVGQENYKMVLRKFPHHVIRENKQATGAGADRVSDGMRQAFGKPVGTAARIAANETVFTCYCNPEDAATVKDAFRRAYNKISPPCRVVVEQGEQLLVA, from the coding sequence ATGTCAGATAAACCCGCCTCCATGTACCGGGAGATCAGCAAGCCCCCGTACACGCGACGCGAGTACATCACGGGCATCCCGGGCTCCAAGATCGCACAGCACAACATGGGCAACCTCCAGACCGGCCCCGACGACTACCCGGTCCACATCAGCCTCGAAGTCGAGGAGGAGTGCCAGATCCGCCACGGCGCGCTCGAGGCCTCGCGCCTGTCGGCCAACCGCCGTCTCCTGAAGGAGGTCGGTCAGGAGAACTACAAGATGGTGCTCCGGAAGTTCCCCCACCACGTCATCCGCGAGAACAAGCAGGCGACGGGCGCGGGCGCGGACCGCGTCTCCGACGGGATGCGACAGGCCTTCGGCAAGCCGGTGGGCACCGCCGCGCGCATCGCCGCCAACGAGACGGTGTTCACCTGCTACTGCAACCCCGAGGACGCCGCCACGGTCAAGGACGCCTTCCGGCGCGCGTACAACAAGATCTCGCCGCCCTGCCGCGTCGTCGTCGAGCAGGGCGAACAGCTGCTCGTCGCCTGA
- a CDS encoding ATP-grasp domain-containing protein gives MLRLAVTSRAETFDRLCDPLADRGIEVAHLDAEGRTVDLSTPPAGRFDAGFVFPSRTQAGAALSALHDLPWVNDREAVLTSRNKGGVLAALGAAGLPVPETTMISSPVDEATVVDAAADLGWPVVVKPNSTTRGTGVAKAADPDSLSGIVDYLDLVHDYRATGDKTFLLQEFLPDARDYRVMVVDGAYAGAVERRLPDAGGGPERWKHNVHRGAEATGVDLSDDLRRLAERTAATLDVPYLGVDLLVTEDRAVVAETNARPTVDAATKYVPDFYDRVAAVIRRTAASE, from the coding sequence ATGCTCCGTCTCGCCGTGACTTCCCGGGCCGAGACCTTCGACCGGCTGTGTGACCCCCTCGCCGACAGGGGGATCGAGGTCGCCCACCTCGACGCGGAGGGGCGGACCGTCGACCTCTCGACGCCCCCCGCCGGGCGCTTCGACGCCGGCTTCGTCTTCCCTTCGCGCACCCAGGCGGGCGCCGCGCTCTCGGCGCTTCACGACCTCCCCTGGGTGAACGACCGCGAGGCCGTCCTGACCTCGCGGAACAAGGGCGGCGTCCTCGCGGCGCTCGGCGCCGCGGGCCTCCCGGTCCCGGAGACGACGATGATCTCCAGTCCCGTCGACGAGGCGACGGTCGTCGACGCCGCCGCGGACCTCGGGTGGCCGGTCGTGGTCAAACCCAACTCGACGACCCGCGGGACGGGCGTGGCGAAGGCCGCCGATCCCGACTCGCTGTCCGGCATCGTCGACTACCTCGACCTGGTTCACGACTACCGCGCCACGGGCGACAAGACGTTCCTCCTGCAGGAGTTCCTCCCCGACGCCCGCGACTACCGGGTGATGGTCGTCGACGGGGCGTACGCGGGCGCGGTCGAGCGACGGCTCCCGGACGCCGGTGGCGGGCCCGAACGATGGAAACACAACGTCCACCGGGGCGCCGAGGCGACGGGCGTCGACCTGTCCGACGACCTCCGGAGGCTGGCCGAGCGGACGGCCGCGACGCTCGACGTGCCGTATCTGGGGGTGGATCTGCTGGTGACCGAGGACCGGGCGGTCGTCGCTGAGACGAACGCGCGGCCGACGGTCGACGCGGCGACGAAGTACGTGCCGGACTTCTACGACCGGGTGGCGGCCGTGATTCGGCGGACGGCGGCGTCGGAGTGA
- a CDS encoding Hsp20/alpha crystallin family protein, with product MRGDDRDDPFGDIFDEIERMMNEMTGPVGDGSGFSSETHVDVYEEAEQIRLVADLPGVEKEGIELKCDGKTLTISAVSPHREYDERVRLPARVDEHSASASFNNGILEVTVDKLGDSAAIDVE from the coding sequence ATGAGAGGCGACGACCGCGACGACCCGTTCGGCGACATTTTCGACGAGATCGAACGGATGATGAACGAGATGACCGGACCCGTCGGCGACGGCTCCGGATTCAGCTCCGAGACCCACGTGGACGTCTACGAGGAAGCCGAGCAGATCCGACTCGTCGCCGACCTCCCGGGCGTGGAGAAGGAGGGCATCGAACTGAAGTGTGACGGCAAGACCCTCACCATCAGCGCCGTCTCCCCGCACCGCGAGTACGACGAACGCGTCCGCCTCCCCGCCCGCGTCGACGAACACTCCGCCTCGGCCAGTTTCAACAACGGCATCCTCGAGGTCACGGTCGACAAACTCGGCGACTCCGCCGCCATCGACGTCGAGTAA
- a CDS encoding phosphoglycerate kinase, with protein MFKTLDDIGSGKRVLVRLDLNSPVEDGMVRDNRRFARHARTVRELVDAGHRVVVMAHQGRPGRDSFVSLDQHAELLAEYVETPVAFVDDVYGDSAIAAVRSLDAGEVLMLENVRMCDDELPEKPPEQHAESEFVRSLAPEFDCYVDDAYSAAHRAHASLVGFPLVLPAYAGRVMQSEYEANTSIANREFDGPVTMVLGGAKATDVIDVMSALDEAVDHYLLGGIVGELFLRAAGYDVGYDVGGTELYDHQWADNEERIRELLAERGDRIHLPFDLAYERDGERAEVPVEDVEKDQPLLDVGSLTVGRYGGVIEDSAAVFVKGALGVFEDERFADGTVGILESIASSDCFSVVGGGDTSRAIELYGLNEEYFSHVSIAGGAYVRALTGQSLPAVEVLCESAMEYESVSE; from the coding sequence ATGTTCAAGACGCTCGACGACATCGGGTCCGGGAAACGCGTCCTCGTCCGGTTGGACCTCAACTCGCCGGTCGAGGACGGCATGGTCAGGGACAACCGGCGGTTCGCGCGCCACGCCCGGACCGTTCGGGAACTCGTCGATGCCGGGCACCGTGTCGTCGTCATGGCGCACCAGGGCCGGCCGGGACGGGACTCCTTCGTCTCGCTCGACCAGCACGCGGAACTCCTGGCGGAGTACGTGGAGACCCCCGTCGCGTTCGTCGACGACGTGTACGGTGACTCGGCCATCGCGGCCGTCCGCTCGCTCGACGCCGGCGAGGTACTCATGCTCGAAAACGTCCGGATGTGCGACGACGAACTCCCGGAGAAGCCCCCCGAGCAACACGCGGAAAGCGAGTTCGTCCGGTCGCTCGCCCCCGAGTTCGACTGCTACGTCGACGACGCCTACTCGGCGGCCCACCGCGCCCACGCCTCGCTCGTGGGCTTTCCGCTCGTCCTCCCCGCCTACGCCGGACGCGTCATGCAGTCGGAGTACGAGGCCAACACCAGCATCGCCAACCGGGAGTTCGACGGCCCCGTGACGATGGTGCTCGGCGGCGCCAAGGCCACGGACGTCATCGACGTGATGTCCGCGCTCGACGAGGCCGTCGACCACTACCTGCTCGGCGGCATCGTTGGCGAACTCTTCCTGCGTGCCGCGGGCTACGACGTCGGCTACGACGTCGGGGGCACCGAACTGTACGACCACCAGTGGGCGGACAACGAGGAACGCATCCGCGAACTCCTCGCGGAGCGGGGCGACCGCATCCACCTCCCCTTCGATCTGGCGTACGAACGCGACGGCGAGCGGGCTGAAGTCCCCGTCGAAGACGTCGAGAAGGACCAGCCGCTGCTCGACGTGGGCTCGCTCACCGTCGGGCGCTACGGCGGCGTCATCGAGGACTCGGCGGCCGTCTTCGTCAAGGGTGCCCTCGGGGTGTTCGAGGACGAGCGCTTCGCCGACGGGACGGTCGGCATCCTCGAATCCATCGCCTCCTCGGACTGCTTTTCGGTCGTCGGCGGCGGCGACACCTCCCGCGCGATCGAACTCTACGGGCTGAACGAGGAGTACTTCTCACACGTCTCCATCGCCGGCGGCGCCTACGTCCGGGCGCTCACCGGCCAGTCGCTTCCGGCCGTCGAGGTGCTGTGCGAGAGCGCGATGGAGTACGAGTCGGTCTCCGAGTGA
- a CDS encoding type II glyceraldehyde-3-phosphate dehydrogenase: MTNVGVNGYGTIGKRVADAVEAQPDMNLVGVAKTRPNFEAETAVRKGYPLYAAVPDRADRFAEAGLELAGEVAELVAESDVVVDCTPSGIGAENAALYDEHDTPAVFQGGEDADVAEVSFNARANYADAVGADSARVVSCNTTGLSRILAPLQEAYGVEKARVTLVRRGGDPGQTGRGPIDDILPDPVTIPSHHGPDVNTIFPDLDIDTLGMKVPATLMHTHSVNVTLESSPDADEVRDLFADETRLFRIPAGADIDGSGKLKEFAHDAGRPRGDLWENCIWSESITVEGRDLYLFQAIHQESDVVPENVDAVRALTGDADAAESMARTEAAMGVGIDSGL, from the coding sequence ATGACGAACGTCGGCGTCAACGGCTACGGAACCATCGGAAAGCGCGTCGCGGACGCGGTCGAAGCACAGCCGGACATGAACCTCGTCGGCGTCGCCAAGACCCGGCCGAACTTCGAGGCCGAGACGGCGGTGCGCAAGGGCTATCCGCTCTACGCCGCCGTCCCGGATCGCGCCGACCGCTTCGCCGAGGCGGGCCTCGAACTGGCGGGCGAGGTGGCGGAACTGGTGGCCGAGTCGGACGTGGTGGTCGACTGTACGCCCTCCGGTATCGGCGCCGAGAACGCCGCCCTCTACGACGAACACGACACCCCCGCGGTCTTCCAGGGCGGCGAGGACGCCGACGTGGCCGAGGTGAGCTTCAACGCCCGCGCCAACTACGCCGACGCCGTCGGCGCCGACTCGGCCCGAGTGGTCTCCTGTAACACCACGGGACTCTCCCGGATCCTCGCGCCCCTCCAGGAGGCCTACGGCGTCGAGAAGGCCCGGGTCACGCTGGTGCGCCGCGGGGGTGACCCGGGGCAGACCGGCCGCGGACCCATCGACGACATCCTTCCCGATCCGGTGACCATCCCGTCCCACCACGGGCCGGACGTGAACACCATCTTCCCGGATCTCGACATCGACACGCTCGGGATGAAGGTGCCGGCGACGCTGATGCACACCCACAGCGTCAACGTGACCCTGGAGTCGTCGCCGGACGCCGACGAGGTGCGCGACCTGTTCGCCGACGAGACCCGGCTGTTCCGGATCCCGGCCGGCGCCGACATCGACGGCTCGGGCAAGCTCAAGGAGTTCGCACACGACGCCGGCCGCCCCCGGGGCGACCTCTGGGAGAACTGCATCTGGTCGGAGTCGATCACCGTCGAGGGTCGCGACCTCTACCTGTTCCAGGCGATCCACCAGGAGAGCGACGTGGTTCCCGAGAACGTCGACGCCGTCCGGGCGCTCACCGGCGACGCCGACGCCGCCGAGAGCATGGCACGGACGGAGGCGGCCATGGGCGTCGGCATCGACTCCGGGCTGTGA
- a CDS encoding DoxX family membrane protein has product MPTRNTLETEILGRPVTFDYSEHWVGYSLFLLRIVMGWTLFQGGITKVVTHLDANPDNDWTAAGFLLNVPEGNPLVGFWASMAGNPLVDALNMWGLTLTGLALLVGAFVRWSAFWGAVMMLFYWAAALQGGLLAGLPLAHGWVVDDHLVYAVLLFGIGAFGAGRILGVDAYLEDTAAVRNNPWLRYLLG; this is encoded by the coding sequence ATGCCGACACGCAATACCCTCGAAACCGAGATTCTGGGACGACCCGTCACCTTCGACTACTCCGAGCACTGGGTCGGCTACTCGCTGTTTCTCCTCCGCATCGTCATGGGGTGGACGCTGTTTCAGGGCGGCATCACGAAAGTCGTCACCCACCTCGACGCCAACCCCGACAACGACTGGACCGCGGCGGGGTTCCTGCTGAACGTCCCCGAGGGGAACCCGCTGGTCGGGTTCTGGGCGAGCATGGCCGGAAATCCGCTCGTCGACGCGCTGAACATGTGGGGGCTGACCCTGACCGGTCTGGCGCTCCTCGTGGGGGCGTTCGTCCGCTGGAGCGCGTTCTGGGGGGCCGTCATGATGCTGTTCTACTGGGCCGCCGCGCTCCAGGGCGGCCTCCTCGCGGGTCTCCCGCTGGCACACGGCTGGGTCGTCGACGACCACCTCGTCTACGCCGTCCTGCTGTTCGGCATCGGCGCCTTCGGCGCCGGCCGGATCCTCGGCGTCGACGCCTACCTCGAAGACACCGCCGCCGTCCGGAACAACCCCTGGCTGCGGTACCTCCTCGGCTGA